The DNA window ACTGGCCGGATCTGAATGCTGAAGAGGATGATGGGCGAGGGTTCTGTCATGCACTCCGTAATCAGGCGGGAGTTCTGGTGGATGGGACCGTCATTCCATGCTGTTTAGATGGAGAAGGGGTTATTAACCTTGGGAATGCGTATGAAACACCATTCTCAGAAATAGTTGATGGTGAACGAGCTAATCGATTGTATGATGGATTCTCACGCAGGGAAGCTGTGGAGGAATTGTGCCGCAAATGTGGTTACCGCAAACGCTTTGGGGGAATGGCATAAACAAAACAACCGTCCGGATTAAAAACCGGGCGGTTGTTTTATTATAGAGATTTAATTGTATCTTCTACAGTTAAAAATGAGGTTTAGCAATGATTTCTGAAATTAGTTGTATAAAGTACAGCTAAATTGGATGAATAGGACCTGATCGAGCTTCTATCTTACTTTTAAATGTATTTTGTACAATTAAAACTGACAGACGAACTGGACAGCTATCACTCTAAATGGTGCCAGCGACGAAACGATGAAATTGCCAATTCTTAACGGCGTAAGGCCGATAGATCCACTGTTGGAACAAGTCCTTCCTTAGCTGCGCGGCCTAAGAGAGCTGAAATTGCGTTATAGCCGTCTTCTCCTAGATCAGCTGTATATGAATTTACATATAGATTGATATGCGCCTCAGTAACTTCCGGCGACATTTCTTGAGCATGAGCTGCAATGTATTCAGCTGAAGCCTCAGGATGATCCCAAGCATACTGTACGGATTGTTTGATCCAGCCGGTAATGGCTTCTAAGTCCATGGAGCGGCGAGCAACAATCGCTCCAAGCGGAATCGGAAGGCCCGTATCCGATTCCCACCAGCTTCCTAGGTCAATCAGCAGATTTAATCCGTAGGACGGATAAGTAAATCTAGCCTCATGGATAACCAACCCGGCTTCAACTTCTCCACGTTGCACCGCAGGCATGATCTCGTCGAAGGGTAGGACAACGATTTCACCGACACCACCAGGTACTGCGCTAGCGGCCCATAAGCGGAATAGTAAATAAGCGGTCGAGCGTTCACTTGGTACGGCTACTCGGCGCCCCGACAATAATTCGGGGGTTGGTGGAGTTCCGTGTTGATTTCCCGCCGTAAGAACGAGCGGACCGCAGCCACGTCCAAGCGCTCCACCGCATGGTAATAATGCATATTCATCCAGCACCCATGGAAGTGCGGCATAGGATATTTTGAGTATATCAGGACCGTCTCCTGTGGCAGCAAGTCCATTTGTAATATCGATATCAGCATAGGTTACGTCAAGCTCAGGTGCGCCTTGGATTAGACCATGCGCCCAGGCATGAAATACAAAAGTATCATTAGGACAGGGAGAAAAGGCAATTTTCATCGATGTAACACCTCCGGTAATATAGAAAAGGCAGTTTCTAAAGTTTGCATAGCTTCTTTAATTTTCCACAATTCACGTTGTCTAGGTCCAACGATGTTAGAGATCGCTCGAATTTCCATCACAGGAAGTCCCAAATGATGAGCGGCAAGGGCGACCCCATACCCTTCCATAGCTTCGGCCGCTACGCCTGGGATTCGCTTCGATAACTCAGCACATGTGTTGGCAGTTCCCGTCGCGGTTGATAGCGTGACTATAGGACCGATACTTGTTGGTATGCTAGTAGACTTCAACAACTGAAGTAGCTTAAGGGGTAAATGGGGTTCAACTGGAACACGGGCAGACCCAAAACCAAGCTCGTCCACACTAGCAAAACCCTCGGCAGTCTCTACTCCTAGGTCTGCTGCAATGATTTCATTAGCTATAACCAATGAGCCAACATCCGCTTGCTCTCGGAACCCACCACCAATTCCGGCGCTGATCACAAGATCATACTTCGCAGCAGTTAGGGCTGTCGCTGTTCGCGCTGCCGCTGAGGCTGGGCCAACCCCTGCCAGACGTACATCAAAACCTTTTGCCTCGCCTAGGCCACGTAATACGGCGTCCTGTTCCCCTTGTACTGCTGTCATAATAAGCACATGAGGGTAGGTGGAATCTATTCTAATGTGTTCTTTCATAGACTATTAGTCATCTCCTTAATGAAACCCCACGAACGATAATTTGTATGTAGATTCTAAAATCCAATCCTAACATGCACTTTCAATTATATAGTGAGTGAGCTTGAAAACCAAGTTAGTTGTTATTTTCACATTACATGAAATGCTCACAATTTCGTAGAGGAACAGCTTCTTTAACAGCGAATGTTCAAGTATAAATTGAACTGGAAGCTAGAGTGGATGTTTACGTTGCATGATTTTGGGCTCATAGGAGGGATGGAATTTGATTGATGTTAAGCAGGTTTCGAAGTATTACCCAAATAAGAAAATGGCGGTAGACGGACTTTCTTTCTCGATCGGAGAAGGGGAATTGTTTGGCTTTCTTGGACCTAATGGGGCGGGGAAAACAACGACAATACGAATGATGATCGGATTACTGCAACCAAGCGCGGGCGAAATCACGATTAATAACTTAAATGTGCAACGGAATAAGAAGCAAGTTCAATCCGATATCGGGGTGGTCTTTGAGCTGCCAAATCTATACGTCCGATCCTCCATCCGAGATAATTTGAAACTATTTGCGGCTCTAAATAATGTTTCGAATGCAAGAATCGATGAGGTACTCGACAGCCTGCAACTACTCGAACGTCAACATGATAAGGTAAGCAGCTTGTCCAAAGGGTGGAAGCAACGTGTATTGATTGCAAGAGCCTTGCTACATAAACCAAAAGTATTATTTCTTGACGAACCAACTAGTGGTTTAGATCCTAATACAACAGCATTAATTCGAAGTTTTATTTATAAATTCAAGCAAGAGGGAACGACGATTGTGTTAACTACGCACGATATGCATGAAGCCGATGAACTATGTGATCGAGTCGGGATTATGTGTAATGGTAAATTGGCTGCATTAGATGATCCAGCTAAACTAAAAAGCCTGCATGGTAAAAATGAAATTCATGTGGAGTATACCTATGACGGTAATGTAGTAAAAGAGGTATGGCCATTAGACGATGAAGAGACGCCAAGATCGGTCTATCAGTTGATGACGAGTAATCAATTGATCAGCTTGCATACCAAAGAAGCATCTTTGGGCGATGTGTTTGCTGTATTGACGGGAAGTGAGCTAAGTTGAAACATATGTTCAAGCTAGTGGGACATGAGATGAGAGATATGATTAAGAATCCTGCAAGTCTCATTCTGATCTGCTTACCTATTCTGATGTCGAAGATGATCATGGTTGTGATGGATCAAGCGGAGGATGTCAATTTCATACTCTTATCAACCTGGGTGTTATTTGCTCAGGTGATGGTAGGCATCATGTTGACCGGACCTAATCTCATTGAAGAAAGAGAAAGTAGAACGATGGATGCATTACTTCTGACTCCGCTCAGATTTATCGACATCGTGGCTGCCAAAGGTCTATCGATTCTTGTCTTTTCTCTATTTTCTCAGATTTGCGTTCTCTTATTGAATCAAGGGTTATCTTGGAGTCTCATACCTTCGCTACTGATCTTAATTGTTGGAGGTATTCTGTTTGTTGAGATTGGCTTGATCATTGGCCTTAAAATGAACTCATCGAAAAATGGTACCGCTGTAGCCTCAGTACTCATGGTTACATTGTTTCTGGTTACAAATCTATATCAGGCCATGCCTGAATGGACCTATAAAGTATTTGTACTCATCCCAAGTATTGAAGTGGTAGTTAGCTTGAATAGTGTGTTGGAGGGTGGAGGCCTTTTAGCGCTGGAAGGAGCTCTAATTCTTGCTTGGGTTATCGGTCTATCGTTATGGATTAGAAAAATAGGCAAGCATTTTTAGTCGATTAAAAAAAGTCACTTCTTAATCAACTGTTAAGAAGTGACTTTAAACGTTATGGTTTTATTTCGCTTTGATAATAGTCATATAATTGGTGAATAGATGAGCTTGACAAGATATGACTGGCGCGCTCAATTTGCTCACGTTCCCAATCGAACCAACGCATTTCCTTTAGCTTCTCTATTTCCACGTCTGTAAAGCGTTTCTTTATCTCTTTTGCAGGGTTACCGCCTACTATTCTATATGGTGGAACATCTTTTGTAACAACCGATCCAGCCGCAATGATGGCACCTTCACCGATGGTCACACCGGGCATAATCATTGCATTCATGCCAATCCAGGCATCACTCCCAATGATTGTATCTCCTTTTGGCTGGTAAGAAGTTTCAATCTGGTCCACAAACGGATATACGGTAATCCATTCAGGATGGTGATTATGATTGCCACCCATTAAAATAATTACTCCACTTGCTATACATACGTAATTTCCTATAATCAACTTATCTAAATGCCAACCATAGTCTTCGATGGGGTTAAATAACTTTCTTGATTTTTCATCTCCCCATTGATACCTAACGCACCCATCTTCAAAATCAAGATGATCGTAATAACCTGAATAGTACGAATATTCTCCTACTTCAATCAGTGGGTTGGTGACAATATCCTTTAGATACTTAATTTCGGACCAGTGGTTAAATTGATGTTGTTTCATTCTTTTCCCTCGCTTCTAAGTAATATAATCATTGTTTACTTAGAAGCTTAAAGCAGTAGCAACATTCTTAAACCGTTTCAAACGACGAACCATCGCTCTCATCCTTTTCGTATAAGATGGTGCGATTGTAACAAAGAGATGATTTGTTCGTCAAATCTACCTGGCCGAAAATAAAGCCGCTCCCGATCAGAATCGGGAGCGGCTTGTTATGAAATCAGTACCTTACGCTCGCTTCGTTGCTTGCGCAAAACGGTCTTTAATCTGCTTGTTATTATGTTTCATCGCGGTACGTTGTTCGCGTAAAATTTGAGAAGAATTTTTCTTGGAAGGTGCGAACAGTAAAGCTTCTTTGGGCTGATACCCTTTGGCTTTTGTAACTACGCCGTTCTTGGATACGAATACTCCAGCACTCATGGCTGTATCCCTCCTAAGAATAATTTGATGAACTCGATAATTAGCGGATTTTTACTTAGTATAGCATGATTAGCACATTCTTTGTAGTGGATGAACTTCCTATAATCCCAACTTGGATCCGAAGGAAAATGAAGAGTTAGAACATATTCACCCATGCGGATGCAATAGTAAAACGTCTTTTTAGCCTCTTTGAAGTAAACCTGCTCTTCATTGTTACCCATATGATAGGTTAATACAGCATAAGAACTCTGATTATCTAACATATAAGAGGGCGGACCAGAGGCATCCCCAACTTTGGTGGACATCCGAAGCTCCTTACCGTTACAAAAGTATAATGTTGCTCCGCTACACTCCTCATAATAACCGACTTTCTCCGACATATATTGCCCATAACTCTGTTCAATGATTCCACCAGAAAATCGATTCATAATTAGTGTTAAAAAGGATTCATTATCCTTAAGACCGTTAATTTGTAGCTCAGGAATCAATTCGCCAAGTAATTCAAATACTTCATCAAACTGCTCTAGCCGTGAACTGCTCTGCTCAATCGAAGCTTCAAGTGGGAGTAAAAGAGATCCTCTTCTTAATAAATCGCTGAAAAAAGATCGCCAGTCGATAGGAACGCCCAAACTTAGATCATCGATATATACTTTGCGCATCGTCATGTCATACAAGAAATACCAGACATAGGGATCAACATTTAGTGCAATGTTACTATGGGAGCTTATTGTGTTAATTATATGTAGGGGTGAAGGGAAGAGTGCTTTTTTTACAATATAACGATCAACATATTCTTCAATAATTGGCTTCACAGTACCAAAGAATGTAGCTTTGATCTCCACATCGCCGAATACAAGGATCGTCTTGCCTTGTTCATAAGCTTTAATAAATTCCATGTGTGTGACGGTTCGTTGAGCCACTTTGTCGTATGTACCGGCCTTACTCCCGATGAATAGGAGGTAGATGTCACAAGCACCAACCGCCTCGAGACATTTGGTAACAGGATCTACACCTGCAGGCCAGGGTCCGAGATTTTCTTCCCACATGAGTGGTTCGTGCCCTAGGTTCGTGAGTTCCCGAAATGCGCTCCGGCGCAGAGGTTTTAAACCGTCTTCATTTACGGAACTGATGAATACGTTTGTTCTCGCCACCCAATTACACACTCCCAATATCAATTTGTTTCCATTATAACCCAAATACTTCGATCCTTCATGAATAAAATTAATACTTGCATTTATAATATAGTTCATGTAATATGAAAAACGTAGTTACTAAACAAATGAAAGTTAGTATATTAATGTTTAGTAATGAGGTTTTGTTTTGTAGGTACATTATCATCACATAAATTATAAACAGATAGGAGAATTCATCATGAGTCAATTCTTGAATGCAATTAAAGAAAGACGTAGTATCTATGGGATCAGTAAAGAATCCGTTATTTCGGATCAACGTATCGAGGAGATTGTTGGAGAAGCAGTGCTTCATACACCATCTTCCTTTAATTCACAAAGCGCGCGGGTTGTTGTTTTGCTAGGCGAGCAACATGACAAATTGTGGAATATTACAAAAGAAACATTGAGAAAAATCGTACCTGCAGAAAACTTTGGATCAACTGAAGAAAAACTGGCTTCATTCCAAAACGGACGTGGTACAGTATTGTTCTTCGAAGATCAAGATGTAATTAAAGGATTGCAGGATCAGTTTGGTCTATATGCTGATAACTTCCCGATTTGGTCTTTAGAATCTTCCGGGATGTTACAATTCGTTATTTGGACTGCACTTGCAGCAGAAGGGGTGGGAGCCTCCTTGCAGCACTATAACCCACTGATCGACGAACAAGTCGCTGCTGAGTGGAACATTCCTTCCTCTTGGAAACTGCTTGCTCAAATGCCATTTGGCAAACCTACGGGTGCTGCTGGAGAGAAACAATTCGCTCCGCTCGATAGCCGATTGAAAGTATTCAAATAATAAACCAAGGTATCATTAGGAATTTATAGAGTTGATAAGGAGCGTTTGACAGGAGACTGTTGACGCTCTTTTTCTTATAATTTCGACTCAATTCATGTTAAAATTATAAAACATTTAATTATTTCTTATTTAGTGGGGAGCATACGTATATGTACGAGTATCACGAACAGCATTATGAGGATGTTGATTTCAGCCATAAAGATTTGAAATATGGAGAATTAACAAGATGTACTTTTGTTCGTTGTAGGTTTCGTGGAACATCGATGGAGGAAATTTCTACTTATTCGAGCCAATTTATCGAGTGTGATTTTTATGGGGCACATTTGAACGCTTCTATTCATAATGAATCCGCTTTTGTGAATTGCCAGTTTGGAGAAACTAATTTTTTTGTATCTAAGTTTAATCACTGTAAAATGACAGGTTCGGACTTTTCTTAATCGCAGTTGGATGGGATAACCATAGTTCAAGGAGACTGGTCTTATACCAATTTCAGATTAGCGCAATTAAATAAGCAAGATCTACGAGGAGTTCGGTTTCTTGAAGCAGATTTATCTGGAGCTAACTTGCAAAAATCAGATCTAAGAGAAGCCGATTTAACTCATGCGGTGATGGCTAAGTCTAAATTATCCGGAGCAGATTTGCGCGGAGCAATTGTTGAAGGGATAGACTTTCAAACCATCGATGTAAAAGGAGCAAGGCTGGATATAGCCCAAGCCATTGTATTTGCGCGCGCTTATGGAGCTAAGGTCGAGTAAAATATTTAATTACATTAACTATTTGATGTTATGAATAGGGAAAAGCATTTCCAATTGGAGGTTAAGTATCCATTGTGAATTCAACTAAACAATCGCGGCCATCTTTCGTATTGTTATATACCAGCGTAATCTACGCGTGCTTATTCGGTTTAATTGCGATAGCTGTTGGAAATCTGAAAATTGAACAATTTGATCATGTGATTATTTCATACGTTCAAGGTATGGAATCACCCACTCTAACAACTGTGATGA is part of the Paenibacillus segetis genome and encodes:
- a CDS encoding 1,4-dihydroxy-6-naphthoate synthase; amino-acid sequence: MKIAFSPCPNDTFVFHAWAHGLIQGAPELDVTYADIDITNGLAATGDGPDILKISYAALPWVLDEYALLPCGGALGRGCGPLVLTAGNQHGTPPTPELLSGRRVAVPSERSTAYLLFRLWAASAVPGGVGEIVVLPFDEIMPAVQRGEVEAGLVIHEARFTYPSYGLNLLIDLGSWWESDTGLPIPLGAIVARRSMDLEAITGWIKQSVQYAWDHPEASAEYIAAHAQEMSPEVTEAHINLYVNSYTADLGEDGYNAISALLGRAAKEGLVPTVDLSALRR
- a CDS encoding futalosine hydrolase — its product is MKEHIRIDSTYPHVLIMTAVQGEQDAVLRGLGEAKGFDVRLAGVGPASAAARTATALTAAKYDLVISAGIGGGFREQADVGSLVIANEIIAADLGVETAEGFASVDELGFGSARVPVEPHLPLKLLQLLKSTSIPTSIGPIVTLSTATGTANTCAELSKRIPGVAAEAMEGYGVALAAHHLGLPVMEIRAISNIVGPRQRELWKIKEAMQTLETAFSILPEVLHR
- a CDS encoding ABC transporter ATP-binding protein, whose translation is MIDVKQVSKYYPNKKMAVDGLSFSIGEGELFGFLGPNGAGKTTTIRMMIGLLQPSAGEITINNLNVQRNKKQVQSDIGVVFELPNLYVRSSIRDNLKLFAALNNVSNARIDEVLDSLQLLERQHDKVSSLSKGWKQRVLIARALLHKPKVLFLDEPTSGLDPNTTALIRSFIYKFKQEGTTIVLTTHDMHEADELCDRVGIMCNGKLAALDDPAKLKSLHGKNEIHVEYTYDGNVVKEVWPLDDEETPRSVYQLMTSNQLISLHTKEASLGDVFAVLTGSELS
- a CDS encoding ABC transporter permease; this translates as MFKLVGHEMRDMIKNPASLILICLPILMSKMIMVVMDQAEDVNFILLSTWVLFAQVMVGIMLTGPNLIEERESRTMDALLLTPLRFIDIVAAKGLSILVFSLFSQICVLLLNQGLSWSLIPSLLILIVGGILFVEIGLIIGLKMNSSKNGTAVASVLMVTLFLVTNLYQAMPEWTYKVFVLIPSIEVVVSLNSVLEGGGLLALEGALILAWVIGLSLWIRKIGKHF
- a CDS encoding CatB-related O-acetyltransferase; protein product: MKQHQFNHWSEIKYLKDIVTNPLIEVGEYSYYSGYYDHLDFEDGCVRYQWGDEKSRKLFNPIEDYGWHLDKLIIGNYVCIASGVIILMGGNHNHHPEWITVYPFVDQIETSYQPKGDTIIGSDAWIGMNAMIMPGVTIGEGAIIAAGSVVTKDVPPYRIVGGNPAKEIKKRFTDVEIEKLKEMRWFDWEREQIERASHILSSSSIHQLYDYYQSEIKP
- a CDS encoding DUF4062 domain-containing protein, with protein sequence MARTNVFISSVNEDGLKPLRRSAFRELTNLGHEPLMWEENLGPWPAGVDPVTKCLEAVGACDIYLLFIGSKAGTYDKVAQRTVTHMEFIKAYEQGKTILVFGDVEIKATFFGTVKPIIEEYVDRYIVKKALFPSPLHIINTISSHSNIALNVDPYVWYFLYDMTMRKVYIDDLSLGVPIDWRSFFSDLLRRGSLLLPLEASIEQSSSRLEQFDEVFELLGELIPELQINGLKDNESFLTLIMNRFSGGIIEQSYGQYMSEKVGYYEECSGATLYFCNGKELRMSTKVGDASGPPSYMLDNQSSYAVLTYHMGNNEEQVYFKEAKKTFYYCIRMGEYVLTLHFPSDPSWDYRKFIHYKECANHAILSKNPLIIEFIKLFLGGIQP
- a CDS encoding nitroreductase family protein — encoded protein: MSQFLNAIKERRSIYGISKESVISDQRIEEIVGEAVLHTPSSFNSQSARVVVLLGEQHDKLWNITKETLRKIVPAENFGSTEEKLASFQNGRGTVLFFEDQDVIKGLQDQFGLYADNFPIWSLESSGMLQFVIWTALAAEGVGASLQHYNPLIDEQVAAEWNIPSSWKLLAQMPFGKPTGAAGEKQFAPLDSRLKVFK